TTGACGCTAAGCTCAAAGCTAACCAGAAAAACGCTCAGGATATGAAGCGCATCGCTCACTTTAATGACGGTATGCGGGATGGTCTTAAAGGCAGCGTATTTTTTGATCATGACAACGGATTTGTGAATGGAAAGCAAGGACAAGAAAAGCTCATACAGCAAAGTATAGCAGCTGGAATTGATTATGATCGTTCAACTGCCACGTATGAAGATCCAGATCAAGTTGTTACGTATGTAGAAGCGCACGATAACCATACGTTATGGGATAAGCTTCAGCTGACGAACCCTGCTGACACCGAGCAAACGAAAAAGCAAATGCACAAGCTTGCTTCTTCTATTATTTTAACATCTCAAGGAATGAACTTTATACATGCAGGTCAAGAGTTTATGAGAACAAAAGGCGGAGACCATAACAGCTATCAGTCACCCGATTCTGTCAATCAGCTAGATTGGAAGCGCCGAGCAGCTTTCAGCCAAGAAGTAAATTACATGAAGGGACTTATTGCGCTTCGAAAGCAATATTCGTCATTTAGAATGACGAGTGCACAGGCTATTCATCAAAATTTACGCTTTGTTGATGCACCAGCAAACGTAGTAGGTTATACGTTAAATGCTAAAGCTAATAAAGATAAAGCAAACGAAATAATGGTGATTCATAATGCAAATAAACAAGCTCAAACGGTTCATTTGCCTTCTAACAGAACGTGGAGATTACTTGTTGACGGCGAGCGGGCCGGAACAAAAACGCTCCGTACGGTGAAAGGAAATACAATAAACGTTTCGCCTCTTTCGACATTTGTACTAGTAAGATAAGTTTTAGATAGCTAGAATGCATGTAGAAAAATTCAGAATATTGTATGCAAAATTGTTGATTTTACTAGATAACATGGTAAAATATTCATTGTTAGCGTTTTCAAAATTCGTGGGGAGGTATGTATTTGATGCAAAATCTTGGAGCGAAAAAAGTTGAAATGAGTCCGAAAGTAGTGGAGTTTTTAAAAGGAGTTAAACAGCTATACATTAATGGCGAATGGGTAGACTCTGTTTCAGGAAAAACGTTTGAAACAGTAAATCCAGCAACGGGTGAAAAGTTGGCAGATGTAGCTGAAGCAAATCCAGAGGATATTGATCGCGCCGTCAGAGCGGCTAGAGAAGCCTTTGATCATGGACCTTGGACAAAGATGTCAGCAGCTGAAAGAAGTCGACTTATTTATAAATTAGCTGATTTAATGGAAACACATCAATTGGAACTTGCGCAGCTTGAAACGCTTGATAACGGAAAACCAATTCGTGAAACATCAAATGCAGACATTCCATTAGCCATCGAACATTTCCGCTACTTTGCAGGGTGGTCAACTAAAATGGTTGGACAAACTATTCCTGTGCAAGGAGCGTATTTTAACTATACGAGATATGAACCAGTAGGAGTTGTTGGCCAAATTATTCCGTGGAACTTCCCGCTTTTAATGGCCGCTTGGAAGCTCGGAGCCGCTTTGGCAACTGGATGTACAATTGTGCTCAAGCCAGCCGAGCAAACGCCTCTTTCTGCACTTTACTTAGCTCGACTAGCCGATGAAGCAGGATTCCCAAAAGGCGTGCTAAACATTGTGCCAGGCTACGGGAAAACAGCAGGTGAACCGCTCGTTCATCATGATCTTGTCGATAAAATTGCTTTTACAGGATCTACTGCTGTCGGAAAAGCAATTATGAAACAAGCTAGCGACTCTTTAAAGCGTGTGACGTTAGAGCTTGGAGGAAAATCACCAAACATTATCCTCCCGGATGCAGACTTAACAAAAGCTGTTCCTGGTGCGCTTTCAGGTATTATGTTTAACCAGGGACAAGTATGTTGTGCTGGAAGTCGTCTGTATGTCCAAAAAAGCTTATATGATAATGTCGTAGCTGATTTAGTTTCTCAAACGAAATCTATTAAACAAGGAAATGGATTAGCTGATGAGACAACAATGGGTCCGCTTGTATCTGCGCAGCAGCAAAAACGAGTGAAAACCTATATTGATAAAGGAATTGAAGAAGGAGCGGAAGTACTCGCAGGAGGAAACATACCGTTTGATCAAGGCTATTTCGTAGAACCGACTATCTTTGCAGATGTCGATCATTCGATGACGATTGCTCGTGAAGAAATCTTTGGTCCGGTTGTAGCTGCTATGCCGTTTGACGATCTTGATGATTTGATTGCCAAAGCAAATGATACAGCATATGGTCTAGCAGCAGGCGTCTGGACACAGGATTTAAAGAAAGCACACTATATTGCTCATGGTATTAAAGCGGGTACAGTTTGGGTGAACTGTTACAACGTATTTGATGCAGCAAGCCCGTTTGGAGGTTATAAGCAGTCGGGAATTGGTCGTGAAATGGGAAGCTATGCGCTTGATAATTACACTGAAGTGAAAAGCGTATGGATCAATATGGAATAATAAGTAAGATTTTTTGTGAAAATCAATAGCATATCTTTGTGTGAAAAAGAGTAGTCTTTAGTGGACTACTCTTTTATTTGTTTAAGTCCCGCATTTTTAGAAAAGGAGTGATAACATTGCCGGTTATACAGGGCCCCTCGTCGTATAAGCTTACCGGTCACCTGCAAAAGTTTAGAGAGAACCCATTGGGTTTTTTGGAAAACTTGACTCAGTATGGAGAAATTGCAACATTTAGAGTTGCGCACAAACGCTTTTATGTAACGAGAGACCCTCAACTTATTAAAGATGTAGTCATTACAAACAGCAAGGCGTTTCAAAAAATTAAACTAACGCATATGTTTAAAACGCTGCTGGGTGAAGAAATGTTATGGACAGATGAAGCATTATACATGAGCCCCATTCAACCCTCACAACTTAAACAACATCTAACTTATAATAAGGAAGCAATCGCAAAAATAATTGAAAAGCATACGGAAACGTGGGAAGAAGGGCAGCTTCGAACGATAGTAAAAGACATAAGACAGATAGTCGTAGCTGTACTCCTTCAACTTGTATTTGGCATTTCGATTGAGGATAAAGACAAAATTCACTATGTTCAAGCGCTTATGAGAAAAAAAGAAAAGTTAGGCAAAATTTATATTCGTCTACCCTTGCACCAGCCTGACTCAGATGAGCAGCTAGAACAACTCCTTTTTGAACGCGTTCAAATGCGTGTTCAAAACAAAACCGAAGGAAATGACTTACTGCAGTGTGTATTAAATTCTCACGGGGAAGACATCGATGAAAGAGAAATATACGAACAGCTAAATTCTATATTCCTTTCGATGTATGAAATGATTACGCACGTATGCAGCTGGTCTATTCATTTACTGTCTCAAAATATTAGGGAGCACCTTCAGCTGCATAAAGAAATTCAAGCCTATGCTAGCGGTGAATCACTTTCAACCAAAAATTTGACCTATATGCGCAAAATAATTGCTGAAAGCATGAGGCTGTATCCGCCTCTTTGGCTATTTGGGCGTCAAGCACGTGAAGATATACAAATAGATGGTTACAGCATTAAAAAAGGGGAGATTATGTTAATTAGCCCTTATATGATGCATCGCCATGAAGATTATTTTTTAGAGCCAAGTGAATTTTTACCTGACCGTTTTGAAAAAGGAGGATCCATTGATGTCCCAAGCTATATGTATATGCCGCTTGGGATTGAGCATCAAGCGGAAAGAGGCATGGACTATATCACTGAAATAGTAACTATTTTTCTGTCAGAAATGACAAAGCGCTTTTTATTTCAACTGACTAAGCCCGAGCCTATTGCTCCGATGGCGGGCGTTATGCTGAATATGAAAGAAGAACTGGATGTGAATGTTCACAAAGTTCACACGCAGTCTTGAATGAACGGGAATCCTTTCCCTCTTTATATCAGGCTGTCAATTTATTGACACATCCTGCATTGAGATTTATCATAGGATAATATTTGATAGAGATTACTGAAGGATTTTTAGAGGGGACTATGGATAAAACAATTAAACAGTTAGTGTCGCTAGTTGAAACATCATTACTAACGCAAGTTAAGATTCAAAGTGAAAGTGACTATGATCCAGTTGAAGTTACGAACAAAACAAAAGAGTGGGTACTTATTGGTAAAGGAAACTATGCCGGTGTGTTTACGCACGAGAATTATCCTGAATTTGTCGTAAAAGTATACGGAAGAGACGTTTATGGTGTAAAAAAAGAAGCGCAAGTGTATAGAAAGCTGGGCGTTCACCCAGCTTATTCTCAACTTTTTCATGAGGGAAAGACGTACTTGATTTTAAAAAGACTTACAGGTGTTACTTTGTATGATGCTGTACAGCGGGGAATAAAGATTCCAGAACAAGTCATAAAAGATGTGAACAAAGCTTTGGACTATGCAAGAAGCCAGGGGTTAAACCCGTATGATGTGCATGGCAAAAATGTCATGATGAAAGATGGAAGAGGATATGTGGTGGATATTTCTGACTTTTATAAGGAGGGTATTGATAAAAAATGGACAGACCTTGTAAAAGCTTATTACACCTTTTATCCGTTTATTGATAAATACCATATCCGCTTGCCGTATCCGCTTTTAAACGTTATCAGAAAAGCATATCGTCTATATCGTAGAATCAAATCAAAAAGGAGTTTCCGCTAAAGGGAACTCCTTTTTAAGATGAAATACAGCGCAGTACGTGCTGCTGTTCAAAAGTTGGTTTTAATTTGAATAGAATGGTTTGTAGTATTTCAGATTGATAGACAAATTTCAGCGTATGTTTAAGGGAAAGAGGATGTAAGAAAGAACGTATTCTTTTTTCAGCATAACGTATCACCTGTTCTTCATAAAATAAAGTACGTGCGGAGATTTTAGCGTGAATATCTTTTGTTAGTTCGATTGTAAACTGGATAATCATTAAATCAGTGTCTTTACAGTATTTTTCTAGTAGCATAATATCACCTCCATTTTGTCAACTCATTTACATAATCTTAATATAAAATTTACAAATGTCAATAAAACACGGAAAAATAAATGGTAAGACTGTTCTTTTTATATGTTGAATAAACAACAACGTTACAGAGGTGAGTAAAGTTGAATATTAACGTCGGGTTTGCAATTTTAGCTGATATTGATAATAAGATGACGGCTGCTATTTATGTGGAAAATCAAATTGTAGCGATTATAGCTGGACCTTCAGATATTCTGTATGAAAAGTTGAAAAAAGTGTTTTTATAATAGAGAAAAGATGTAATTGTAAATATGATTCATAAAAAGCTTAAAAATTCTATGAAATAGTCGAAATAAAAGATGAGGATAAAATACACAAAAAGAAAGAACAGGAAGTTAAGGATAGGAGAATTACATATGGATAAAACATCTTTTATTGGACTGATTTTAGGAATAGCCTCTCTTATTGTAGGCATGTTTTTCAAAGGGGTTAATCCATCTGTGTTAGGAAATCCGGCTGCTATTTTAATTATTATTGTCGGAACCGTCGGAGCAGTAGTGATTGCATTTCCTTCAAATGAAATCAAAAGAGTCCCAAAACTGTTTGGTGTCCTGTTTAAAGAACAAAAAATGCTGCAGCCCGTTGATTTAGTATCCATGTTTTCAGAATGGGGACAAGTTGTTCGAAAAGAAGGGTTACTATCACTTGAAGCCCAAATTATTGATGTAGATGACCCTTTCTTAAAAAATGGTTTGAATTTAGCTATTGATGGTCAAAGTGCGGATTATATACGAGACGTGTTGTCTGAAGAAATTGATGCTATGGAAGAGAGACATCAAACGGGTGCAAGTATTTTCGCTTTAGCAGGTACATATGCTCCAACTCTGGGTGTACTTGGAGCTGTTATAGGGTTAATTGCTGCGCTTGGGAACATGGAAGATACGGATACGCTAGGACATGCGATCAGCGCGGCGTTTGTTGCTACGCTTCTTGGTATTTTTACTGGGTATGTACTATGGCATCCGTTTGCAAATAAACTGAAGCGTAAATCGAAACATGAAGTAAAGGTAAAGTATATGATGATCGAAGGAGTGCTTTCACTTCTAGAAGGAGAAACACCGAAAGTAATTGAGCAAAAGCTGGCTTCCTATTTGCCAACAGCGGAACGTAAAAAGCTTCTTCAAGAAAGCGAAGTGGGCATAAATGAGTAGACGCAGAAAACGAAAGCATGAAGAGGACCATGTTGACGAAAGCTGGCTGCTTCCTTACTCAGATTTGCTTACACTTTTACTTGCTTTATTCATTGTATTGTTTGCAATGAGCTCAGTGGATGCGCAAAAATTTAAAAACCTTTCCCGCGCATTTAATGAAGCGTTCGTTGGAGGAACGGGCGTGATGGAATTTCAATCTCTGCAGGAATCTGAAGAAGCGGTTCAGCCTTCAAATACTCCTGCAGCTAAAAGTACGGAAAAAACAAATGAAGTAGAGACAGCTCCCAATCAGTCTCCTGCTTCTTCACAATCGTTAACGAGCGAACAAAAGGAGCAAACCATTCGAGAAGCTGATCAAGAAGAGCTTCAGCAAATTCAATCTAAAATTAATGCGTATATTCAAAAGAAAAACTTAACAAATCAATTGCAGACTTCGCTAACAGATGAAGGTCTCTTAATTTCCATTCGAGACAATGTATTGTTTGATTCGGGAAGAGCACAAGTTCGGAGTGAAGATACAAAAATCGCAAATGATATTTCAGAGCTTTTGGTGATTGATCCTCCTCGTAATATTATTATTAGCGGTCACACCGATAACGTACCTATTCGGAACGCTGGTTTTGAATCCAACTGGGAGTTAAGCGTGATGAGAGCCGTTAACTTTATGAAAGCTATCTTAAAAAACGATAAGCTTAATCCAAGCATGTTCAGTGCAAAAGGGTTTGGAGAGTTCAAACCCGTGACATCTAACAATACAGCAGAGGGGCAAGCGAAAAATAGAAGGGTTGAAATATTGATTACTCCTCGTACAATTAAACAGCCGTAAAAGCAGGACTGCTTTTACGGCTGTTTTTCTATGTGTTATAAAGCTAAGAGTCTTCTCTTCTCAAAGTTTCCTCGTACTAGTTTGAGATCCATTCCATCTAAAATCAAATCAATGAGAGCGCCTTTAAAGACATCCGCTGTTTTTTTCTTATCATTGGACTGCAAATATTGCACGCGATACCACTTGTCTTCAACTTGAAAGTACATAAAACGACCGTGTGTAAAGTCAATCCAGAACTTTGTAGGTTGTCCATTGAGATTTTTATAAACATATCCCCAGCTTCGTCCTTGGTGAGCGTCCTTCATTTTAGGGCGAGCTGTATTAAATACTTCGTAATATACTTTGTGCTTAATATCATAGAGCATCATGTGACGGTCCTCCTATCTATAGACGTGCTAGCAGGTAAAGATATATTTGTATACAACAAGTATATTAAGATGAAAAGAATCGTAGACTATTTTTTTGAGACAAGCAGGAGCGAAGGTAAATGAAAAAGACAGTTTAAATTAGCTCAATTATTCCGCTTTTTTTATACTGTAAGTAAATGAGTTAAATAAGGAGGAAAAAATGAAACGAGTAGGAATAGTAGGTGCAGGAATGACCGGCCTTACAGCTGCGGCTGAATTACAAAAAGCAGGAATAGAGGTCTTTCTTCTTGATAAGGGCAAAAGTGTAGGGGGACGAATGGCTACACGAAGAGTAGGGGATGGAAAAGCAGATCACGGAGCTCAATTTTTTACAGTGAGATCCGATGAATTTCAGCAAGCCGTAAATAAATGGATAGCTGATAGAAAGGTTAAGAAGTGGTTTGGTGAGCATCACCCTCGTTATCAAAGTATAAATGGCATGAATGCATTAGCTAAATATTTAGCAAAAGATCTACGCGTATACTTGAATCGAAAAGTTCAAACCATTGACTTTCAAAACGGAAGGTACCAGCTGTATACAGAAGAAAATGAGATTTTTGAAGCGACTGATATCATTCTTACACCTCCGTCTCCTCAGGTTATTGAGGTATTTAATAATAGTAAGCTGCAAGCGGACCAATCTATTCTTAAAACACTTAAATTTAGTCCCTGCTTGGTTGCTATCGTGGAGCTTTACACAGAGATGCTGTATAGTGATCATGGTCAAATCACAAATCCATCTAGCACAATCCAAAGAATTGTTAATCATGAGCAAAAAGGAATATCAAAGACGCCCGTTCTTAGCATATATATGAATAAAGACTGGTCAGAAAAACATTTTGATGAACATGAACGTGAGTTGCTGCCGATGATAAAAAATGAAATAAAAGAATGGATAGGTGCAAATCATATTAAAAGCATCCAGATAAAGAAATGGCGCTATGCAGAGGTTGAACAAGTTCTTCATCAGCCCTTTGCTAAAATTATGCCGTCGCTACTGGTGGCAGGAGATGCTTTTTTAAGAAGGGAAGACGAGACGAATCACTCACGGTTAGAGAGCGCATATTTGTCAGGCAAATCGGCAGCCGCTGAATTAATGGAAAAGAACATCTAGAAAAAGGAGGGACCAAGAAGTGAAAAATAATTGGATAATGAAACAAACGTGGAAAGATTTACTGTTTATTCATTGGCCTGTAGATCCGGCATTTTTGGCTTCTTTATTGCCGAGTCAGTTAGAGCCTGACACCTATAATGGTCAAGCGTGGATTGCGCTTGTGCCTTTTACGATGACAGACATTCGATTCAAAGGAACGCCCGCCGTGCCCATCTTTTCACGGCTATATGAGCTAAATGTGCGTACCTATGTTACATATAAAGGGGAAAAAGGCGTTTATTTTTTTAGTTTAGACGCAAGCAATCCACTAGGAGTATGGATTGCTCGTCAGTTTTTTCACTTGCCTTATTACCACGCTGCTATGACATTCAACAAAACTCAGAACTATATTTCTTTTCAGTCAGTTCGAACGCACAGAGACTCAAAAAAAGAGCGAGTAAAGCTTACATATAGAGGTACTTCTCCGTCCTATCGCAGTAGAAAAGGAGAATTAGCTCATTGGCTTACAGAGCGCTATTGCTTATTTACCACTCACCAAGGAAATGTCTACAGAGGAGACCTTTATCATGATCCTTGGGAGCTGCAAAAAGGAGAGTGTGAAATAAGAGATGATTCTATCACTCAGCCTTTTTTGCGTCCGGCGGACTATCATAATTTAACTGTACACTACGCAAAGAAAGTAACTGCTTATTTTTACCCGTTTAAGAAAGTATAGGCATCAAAATAAAATTAAAAAATCTTCATAGCCTTCTTCTTTAAGCTTCTCTTTTGGAATAAAGCGAAGAGCCGCAGAATTTACTTGATAGTATTCGCTGTTTTCTTCTGTTAAAAGTAAACCAAGATAGTTATCTCCTTCTTTGCTTTTTAGCGCTGTTGAATGCTGAGCCGGCACTTTTTTTATGTTTCCGTATAAGATAGGACGCTTAAAAATGGGCCAGCCTGTATGAGAAGGAAGCTGATCTGACGTTTTGAACAGTGCTTCTCCAGTTAGAAGGTCAACGTAAATTCCTTTTTTTTTGTTATTCCAATATAAATTTGTAAAAGGGGGTTCGGTTCCGTTTTCCTGCGTAACAAAATATTGCATAGGCGTTAGGAACTTTTTAAGGTAAGAGCGGTCCTTGGGCCAATGCTGCGTCAGAAAATCAGTTCGCCCCGAGCCTTCTTTGTATAATTTATAGTGAAATGCATTTTTTCGATAATAATCCTGCTGCTGTTCTTCTGCTTCGTAAAAAGAAGAAAAAGGTAAAATAGGTGTGACGATAGGGTTCTTAAAACGTCCGCTTTGGGCGAGCTTTCTTTTAGAATCGAGAGCCACTTCTTTTTGCTTTTCGTTATGATAAAAAATAATGGCTCGATACGATGGTCCGCGGTCTGAAAACTGTCCGGCGGAATCCGTAGGGTCAATTTGCTGCCAATACAGGTTAAGCAGCTCTTCAAACGTAATTTGAGAAGGATCCCATACAATTTGCACGGCCTCTACGTACTCGCTTTCCTGTTTAGCTTCAGAAGCGATTTGTTCATCTCTAGCGTAGCCCGAGCGGATACTAATGATTCCTGTAAGCTGATCAAAAGGAGCGACCATGCACCAAAAGCATCCTCCTGCAAACGTTGCATATTCTTTCATGTTACTTTCCTCTTTTCGTTGAATAAAATAAATGAAAATATATTTATATATTAAAATGTATAAACAAACAGAAAGCGCTTTATAACGAGTCTTGTAAGAAAGCACACTCTTATGGTATTATGACCACTGGATAAAAGAAAGATGGCTTATTGTTTACGCGAGTATCCTTATTTTATGTTCTTAAAAAGATGCAGTTTATTGTTTAAGTACTCATAGAAATACATACGTTGGAGCAGTAAGAGGAACAATTAAAAAATAAGGACGTTTTGCTCTTAAACGATACCACATTCCAGAATCTACATACCAGTTTAGGAGGAGCTAGTTTGAACACAACCCGTTTACCATCTATGTGGGAAATAATGATTGTGCTTGCTTTATTTTTAGCTGTTGTTATTTCGTTTGCAACTGTTTTTGATTTACCTATTCAGCTCGCTTTATTTATTTCATGGTTTATTGTTATGGCGCTAGGAGTACGACTTGGGTATACGTATAATCAGCTGCAAGGGGCCATTACAAGAGGAATATCAAACGGCTTAGAAGCTATTTTAATTTTATTAGCCGTCGGTACGTTAATTGGAACATGGATTGCCGGAGGAGTTGTTCCTTCTCTTATTTATTTTGGATTAGAGTTTATTAATCCAACATTCTTTTTACTTGCTACACTTATCATTTGCTCTATTACCTCGATTTCAACAGGAACATCTTGGGGAACGGTTGGTACAGCCGGAATCGCGATGATGGGAATCGGACAAGGCTTAGGTATGCCGCTTCCTTTAGTAGCTGGAGCCGTGATTTCAGGAGCTTATTTTGGAGACAAGCTTTCTCCTCTTTCTGATAGTACCATTTTATCTGCGTCAATGGCCCGAGTGAACGTTATCGATCACGTAAAAGCAATGTTAGTATTGGATATTCCTGCTTATCTCATTACGGCAGTATTATTTACGGTAACAGGGTTTATGTATGGGGGAAAAGATTTTGATGCTGGACGGGTAGAAGAATTAAAATCTTCGCTGTTGGATACATTTCACATCAGCGGGTGGATGCTGATTCCGGCTTTGGCTGTCATTGTCCTTTTAGCATTAAAGAAACCTTCTCTTCCAGCAATTGCGGTTGGTTCATTATTAGGAATTATATGGGCAGTTGTCTTTCAACATATGGATGTGGCGAGCGCATTTAATACGGCTTATGAAGGATTTAAAATTAATACCGACAACACATTTTTAAGTGAGCTATTAAATCGTGGCGGAATTTTAAGCATGGTCGGTTCTATTATTGTCATTATTTTTGGACTAGGATTTGGCGGGTTATTAGATGAGCTCGGCGTCTTAGAAGTCCTGCTATCTAAATTTGAAAAAATTCTTGTCAATTCAGGAAACGTTACGGCTTCTACTATTTTCGTTGGATTATTAGGAAATATATTTGGTTGTGCGATGTATGTTTCATTAATTTTAACACCGAAAATTATGGAGAAAAGTTACGATAAGTTAAGAATACAGCGTCTAGTGCTTGCCCGTAACTCAGAAGTAGGGGGAACCTTAACTTCTGGAATGGTTCCGTGGACGGATAACGGTGTATTTCTAGCTACAACGCTTGGGATCTCTACATTCGCTTATCTGCCGTTTATGTGGCTCAGTTTTGTCTCTATTATTTTGGCGATTGTTTACGGATATACAGGGAAATTCATTTGGTACGTAAAAGAAGAAAAACAGCGTTCTGCTATAGCAAAATAAAAGAGGCTGGGACAAAAGAGTTTTAGTTGAAGAAAAATCCGAACGATGAATTGAGATTCTTAATGAAGAATCAACTTCGTTCGGATTTTTTCATTGGTATGATAAACGTAGGTTTCATGTATTTCGTTTCTTCTAGCTGTTGATCGAATTGATTTAGTCATGTCTCGAGTTCTTTTTGATCAAATCATTTCTGGGTATTCGATTTTCCAGTGAACATTTTGAAGGTAAAGCTGAACATCGGCCTTTTTTTTCTGCTGCAGAAGTTTTAGAATATGGCGGTGATGTTCATTCATTACGCGTAAAATGGCGTATAGCTCTTTGGTGTCATCGCTAAAGTACGTTTGTCTGATGAATCCGTCTTGTAAAGACATAAGCTGTTCTTTTAAGGTCACATTATCGCATCGGTTCAAATATACTCGATGAAAATACGTTTGATATTTTTGATAATCCTGATAATTTTCTGATTCAATCGAAACATCGATTTTTTTAATAAGCTCATCCATCTTCGTAAAATCTTCTTCAGTTAAGTGATCAATCGACAAGGCAGCTGCCAGACCATCTAAAGCACCGACGATTTCAAATACTTCTAGTTTTTTGTGTGTATCAATTTCCTTTACAGTAAACCCTCTGCGCGGTCTGTATTCTAATAGGTTGTCTGAAGCTAATTTAATAAGCGCTTCTCTTACAGGCGTTCGGCTGACATTCAGCTGAGAACAAATACTGGCTTCATTTATTTTGTCGTTAGGCAGCAGTGTACCGTCTTGAATTTGACTTGCTATGTAGTTATATACATGATCCTTTAATGAATGATAAATCATAGGCCCCTTGTTCATTGTTTCCCCCTAAAATAAATATCGCATCAGCCGTTCCTTCTCTTCATGTCATGGTGACGAAAGAGTATAAAAATAGCATGAAAGAACGTACGGGTGTAAAAATAATCATATCATATCACTTCATTTAATCTTAGTTAGAATATAAAAAATAGAATTATTGAAATATTTTTTACTATTCATT
The genomic region above belongs to Priestia megaterium and contains:
- a CDS encoding aldehyde dehydrogenase family protein, with product MQNLGAKKVEMSPKVVEFLKGVKQLYINGEWVDSVSGKTFETVNPATGEKLADVAEANPEDIDRAVRAAREAFDHGPWTKMSAAERSRLIYKLADLMETHQLELAQLETLDNGKPIRETSNADIPLAIEHFRYFAGWSTKMVGQTIPVQGAYFNYTRYEPVGVVGQIIPWNFPLLMAAWKLGAALATGCTIVLKPAEQTPLSALYLARLADEAGFPKGVLNIVPGYGKTAGEPLVHHDLVDKIAFTGSTAVGKAIMKQASDSLKRVTLELGGKSPNIILPDADLTKAVPGALSGIMFNQGQVCCAGSRLYVQKSLYDNVVADLVSQTKSIKQGNGLADETTMGPLVSAQQQKRVKTYIDKGIEEGAEVLAGGNIPFDQGYFVEPTIFADVDHSMTIAREEIFGPVVAAMPFDDLDDLIAKANDTAYGLAAGVWTQDLKKAHYIAHGIKAGTVWVNCYNVFDAASPFGGYKQSGIGREMGSYALDNYTEVKSVWINME
- a CDS encoding cytochrome P450; translated protein: MITLPVIQGPSSYKLTGHLQKFRENPLGFLENLTQYGEIATFRVAHKRFYVTRDPQLIKDVVITNSKAFQKIKLTHMFKTLLGEEMLWTDEALYMSPIQPSQLKQHLTYNKEAIAKIIEKHTETWEEGQLRTIVKDIRQIVVAVLLQLVFGISIEDKDKIHYVQALMRKKEKLGKIYIRLPLHQPDSDEQLEQLLFERVQMRVQNKTEGNDLLQCVLNSHGEDIDEREIYEQLNSIFLSMYEMITHVCSWSIHLLSQNIREHLQLHKEIQAYASGESLSTKNLTYMRKIIAESMRLYPPLWLFGRQAREDIQIDGYSIKKGEIMLISPYMMHRHEDYFLEPSEFLPDRFEKGGSIDVPSYMYMPLGIEHQAERGMDYITEIVTIFLSEMTKRFLFQLTKPEPIAPMAGVMLNMKEELDVNVHKVHTQS
- a CDS encoding serine/threonine-protein kinase, whose product is MDKTIKQLVSLVETSLLTQVKIQSESDYDPVEVTNKTKEWVLIGKGNYAGVFTHENYPEFVVKVYGRDVYGVKKEAQVYRKLGVHPAYSQLFHEGKTYLILKRLTGVTLYDAVQRGIKIPEQVIKDVNKALDYARSQGLNPYDVHGKNVMMKDGRGYVVDISDFYKEGIDKKWTDLVKAYYTFYPFIDKYHIRLPYPLLNVIRKAYRLYRRIKSKRSFR
- the motA gene encoding flagellar motor stator protein MotA, with protein sequence MDKTSFIGLILGIASLIVGMFFKGVNPSVLGNPAAILIIIVGTVGAVVIAFPSNEIKRVPKLFGVLFKEQKMLQPVDLVSMFSEWGQVVRKEGLLSLEAQIIDVDDPFLKNGLNLAIDGQSADYIRDVLSEEIDAMEERHQTGASIFALAGTYAPTLGVLGAVIGLIAALGNMEDTDTLGHAISAAFVATLLGIFTGYVLWHPFANKLKRKSKHEVKVKYMMIEGVLSLLEGETPKVIEQKLASYLPTAERKKLLQESEVGINE
- the motB gene encoding flagellar motor protein MotB yields the protein MSRRRKRKHEEDHVDESWLLPYSDLLTLLLALFIVLFAMSSVDAQKFKNLSRAFNEAFVGGTGVMEFQSLQESEEAVQPSNTPAAKSTEKTNEVETAPNQSPASSQSLTSEQKEQTIREADQEELQQIQSKINAYIQKKNLTNQLQTSLTDEGLLISIRDNVLFDSGRAQVRSEDTKIANDISELLVIDPPRNIIISGHTDNVPIRNAGFESNWELSVMRAVNFMKAILKNDKLNPSMFSAKGFGEFKPVTSNNTAEGQAKNRRVEILITPRTIKQP
- a CDS encoding NAD(P)/FAD-dependent oxidoreductase produces the protein MKRVGIVGAGMTGLTAAAELQKAGIEVFLLDKGKSVGGRMATRRVGDGKADHGAQFFTVRSDEFQQAVNKWIADRKVKKWFGEHHPRYQSINGMNALAKYLAKDLRVYLNRKVQTIDFQNGRYQLYTEENEIFEATDIILTPPSPQVIEVFNNSKLQADQSILKTLKFSPCLVAIVELYTEMLYSDHGQITNPSSTIQRIVNHEQKGISKTPVLSIYMNKDWSEKHFDEHERELLPMIKNEIKEWIGANHIKSIQIKKWRYAEVEQVLHQPFAKIMPSLLVAGDAFLRREDETNHSRLESAYLSGKSAAAELMEKNI
- a CDS encoding YqjF family protein; translation: MKNNWIMKQTWKDLLFIHWPVDPAFLASLLPSQLEPDTYNGQAWIALVPFTMTDIRFKGTPAVPIFSRLYELNVRTYVTYKGEKGVYFFSLDASNPLGVWIARQFFHLPYYHAAMTFNKTQNYISFQSVRTHRDSKKERVKLTYRGTSPSYRSRKGELAHWLTERYCLFTTHQGNVYRGDLYHDPWELQKGECEIRDDSITQPFLRPADYHNLTVHYAKKVTAYFYPFKKV
- the msrA gene encoding peptide-methionine (S)-S-oxide reductase MsrA, with amino-acid sequence MKEYATFAGGCFWCMVAPFDQLTGIISIRSGYARDEQIASEAKQESEYVEAVQIVWDPSQITFEELLNLYWQQIDPTDSAGQFSDRGPSYRAIIFYHNEKQKEVALDSKRKLAQSGRFKNPIVTPILPFSSFYEAEEQQQDYYRKNAFHYKLYKEGSGRTDFLTQHWPKDRSYLKKFLTPMQYFVTQENGTEPPFTNLYWNNKKKGIYVDLLTGEALFKTSDQLPSHTGWPIFKRPILYGNIKKVPAQHSTALKSKEGDNYLGLLLTEENSEYYQVNSAALRFIPKEKLKEEGYEDFLILF